In Bradyrhizobium erythrophlei, a single genomic region encodes these proteins:
- a CDS encoding branched-chain amino acid ABC transporter permease, whose protein sequence is MTLDQFVQTTLGGLAIGCIYSLIALGISMIIRSTDILHFAQGEMLMIGSMMGLSAYWLHNLPFVLVLLAGTIGGGLISVGIEFFIYRKLRLLRVSLINIMIATLGVSIVLQNVARLVWGSEPLRYPTLFASKGLVFAGFAVSPQLVWIVVLSGLIMGGLIIFFRYTTLGIAMQAAAQDPDTARLMGVNVDRTTTYTFALAGMMAGAAGVLLGSLFFASFNMGFMTGIKAFVAATLGGLGSVAGAMIGGLVFGIIETFSGMLISTAYKDAVGMVVLIVILLFMPSGLFARDGRSV, encoded by the coding sequence ATGACACTCGATCAATTCGTTCAGACCACGCTTGGCGGGCTAGCGATCGGCTGCATCTACAGTCTGATCGCGCTCGGTATCTCGATGATCATCCGCTCCACCGACATCCTTCACTTCGCACAGGGCGAAATGTTGATGATCGGCTCGATGATGGGCCTGAGCGCCTACTGGCTGCACAATCTGCCGTTCGTGCTCGTGCTGCTCGCAGGGACCATCGGCGGTGGCCTGATTTCGGTCGGCATCGAGTTCTTCATTTATCGGAAGTTGCGTCTGCTGCGGGTCTCGCTGATCAACATCATGATCGCGACACTCGGCGTCTCGATCGTATTGCAAAATGTCGCGCGCCTGGTCTGGGGATCGGAACCGCTGCGCTATCCGACCCTGTTCGCGTCGAAGGGACTGGTCTTTGCCGGCTTCGCGGTGTCGCCGCAACTCGTATGGATCGTGGTGCTGAGTGGCCTCATCATGGGCGGCTTGATCATCTTCTTCCGTTACACCACGCTCGGTATTGCCATGCAGGCGGCGGCCCAGGATCCCGACACCGCCCGCCTGATGGGCGTCAATGTCGATCGCACAACAACGTATACGTTCGCTCTCGCCGGCATGATGGCGGGTGCTGCCGGCGTGCTGTTGGGATCGCTGTTCTTTGCATCGTTCAATATGGGTTTCATGACCGGCATCAAGGCATTTGTCGCGGCGACGCTGGGCGGACTCGGCAGCGTCGCGGGCGCCATGATCGGTGGACTGGTCTTCGGGATCATCGAAACATTTTCAGGCATGCTGATTTCGACCGCCTACAAGGACGCGGTCGGGATGGTCGTACTGATCGTCATTCTCCTGTTCATGCCGTCCGGACTGTTCGCCCGCGACGGCCGGTCCGTGTGA
- a CDS encoding branched-chain amino acid ABC transporter permease, with product MRALPIARLTLLLVLAGLPFAQSNAYWVHVFSLALISVILAFSQQLLVGSAGIVSLGQGAFFGVGAYTAASLSISADVPFLLTIAAGGLAAGLSSLLLIPIVRLKGSSLAVATLGFAIIIHLIMLNEDWLTGGSIGMMDIPAPTLFGFSLGGEVRFYYVCLIAVALVFLALDRITHSRFGRALTAMSQDEEAARASGVAISVYKSKCFLIAAIVSGIAGGLYAYHSRYLNPNDFDFQKSIDILIMVVIGGIRSLSGAALGAVIVVLVPEVLRSSGEFRLLLFGVMVIVLAGTGSRGLSGILIDLAKRISSFRPGAGSPQKPSAVKL from the coding sequence ATGCGCGCGCTGCCGATCGCCCGCCTCACCTTATTGCTGGTCCTTGCCGGCCTGCCGTTCGCCCAATCCAACGCCTATTGGGTGCACGTGTTCAGCCTGGCGCTGATCAGCGTCATCCTGGCTTTTTCCCAGCAATTGCTGGTCGGATCAGCCGGTATTGTTTCGCTGGGGCAGGGCGCATTCTTCGGCGTCGGCGCCTACACCGCCGCCTCGCTCTCGATCTCGGCCGACGTGCCATTTTTGCTGACCATTGCCGCCGGTGGGCTGGCGGCTGGATTATCCAGCCTGCTGCTGATCCCGATCGTCCGCCTCAAGGGGTCGAGCCTTGCGGTCGCAACGCTCGGCTTCGCCATCATCATCCACCTCATTATGCTCAACGAGGACTGGCTGACCGGCGGCAGCATCGGGATGATGGATATTCCGGCGCCAACGTTGTTTGGCTTTTCGCTCGGCGGCGAGGTGCGCTTCTACTATGTCTGCCTGATTGCGGTGGCCCTCGTCTTTCTCGCACTCGACCGGATCACGCATTCACGTTTTGGACGCGCGCTGACCGCGATGTCGCAGGACGAAGAGGCGGCGCGCGCCAGCGGCGTCGCCATTTCGGTCTACAAGAGCAAGTGCTTTCTGATCGCCGCCATCGTGTCTGGCATCGCCGGCGGTCTTTACGCCTATCACTCTCGCTATCTCAATCCGAACGATTTCGACTTCCAGAAATCGATCGACATCCTGATCATGGTCGTGATCGGCGGCATCAGGAGCCTGTCGGGAGCGGCGCTTGGCGCCGTCATCGTCGTACTGGTGCCCGAAGTGCTGCGCTCATCAGGTGAGTTCCGGCTGCTTCTGTTCGGTGTCATGGTGATCGTGCTGGCAGGCACCGGCAGCCGCGGCCTGAGCGGCATTCTGATCGATCTCGCCAAACGTATATCGTCGTTTCGGCCGGGGGCAGGCTCGCCGCAGAAACCCTCGGCGGTGAAGCTGTGA
- a CDS encoding ABC transporter ATP-binding protein, giving the protein MTSALLEIAGLTRRFGGLVAVRDVAMEVAQGSVHGLIGPNGAGKTTLLNLISGHIPSSSGRIAFGGEEITRWAVDRRARAGIRRTFQNLKLFRDMTVLENVMVGMHGETHCEIWHSLLRTRAQRNEEAAIVERAREALDFVGLLHLSDTKADELPYGSQRLVEMARATVARPKLLLLDEPAAGLNGAESRRLVDLIKAIRAGGTTILLVEHHMDVVMPSCDCITVLNYGQRLANGSPAEIRAHPEVIKAYLGGGYRKRRTTPEQQQQMELARAAS; this is encoded by the coding sequence GTGACGTCCGCTCTGCTGGAAATTGCGGGGCTGACACGCCGCTTCGGCGGCCTTGTTGCGGTCCGTGACGTCGCCATGGAGGTCGCGCAGGGCTCGGTTCATGGATTGATCGGCCCCAATGGTGCAGGCAAGACGACACTCCTCAACCTGATCTCCGGCCACATTCCATCGAGCAGCGGCCGGATCGCTTTCGGCGGCGAAGAGATCACGCGCTGGGCGGTCGATCGCCGCGCGCGGGCCGGCATCCGGCGAACCTTCCAGAACCTGAAATTGTTCCGCGACATGACGGTGCTTGAAAACGTCATGGTTGGAATGCATGGCGAAACTCATTGCGAGATCTGGCACTCGCTTCTGCGCACGCGTGCGCAGCGGAACGAGGAAGCCGCCATCGTCGAACGTGCCCGCGAGGCATTGGATTTTGTTGGCCTCCTGCACCTTTCAGACACCAAGGCCGATGAATTGCCCTACGGCTCGCAGCGGCTGGTCGAGATGGCGCGCGCGACCGTCGCCCGGCCAAAGTTGCTGTTACTCGACGAGCCCGCAGCCGGCCTCAACGGCGCCGAAAGCCGGCGTCTCGTCGACCTGATCAAGGCCATTCGCGCCGGTGGCACCACCATCCTTCTGGTCGAACATCACATGGATGTGGTGATGCCCTCCTGTGACTGCATCACCGTGCTCAACTACGGCCAGCGTCTTGCCAACGGAAGTCCGGCAGAGATCAGGGCCCATCCGGAAGTAATCAAGGCCTATCTCGGCGGCGGATACCGCAAGCGGCGGACCACGCCGGAACAGCAACAACAGATGGAGTTGGCCCGTGCTGCGTCTTGA
- a CDS encoding ABC transporter ATP-binding protein, producing MLRLENVSAGYGAVTALHNVDITVEEGEVAALIGSNGAGKSTALRTISGLVRPTAGKIEFRGEAITDLSPEQIVERGIIHVPEGRHVFPRLSVHQNLTVGAYSPRARAKKNETRERVFELFPRLYERRLQLAGSLSGGEQQMLAFGRAMMAQPVLLMLDEPSLGLAPIMVEEVARAIDYFRTIGVTVLLVEQNAELALDLATRGYVIETGCIVLADSSERLLENPKVWASYLGEQDWEFEAAGHDPDRTVVSDLPVNKGV from the coding sequence GTGCTGCGTCTTGAAAACGTCAGCGCCGGCTATGGCGCCGTGACTGCCTTGCACAACGTCGACATCACCGTCGAGGAGGGCGAAGTCGCCGCCCTGATCGGCTCAAACGGCGCCGGCAAATCGACGGCGCTGCGAACGATTTCCGGATTGGTGCGTCCGACCGCCGGGAAGATCGAGTTTCGGGGCGAGGCGATCACCGATCTCTCGCCCGAACAGATTGTCGAGCGGGGCATCATCCATGTGCCGGAAGGACGCCACGTGTTTCCGCGGCTGTCGGTACATCAAAACCTTACCGTCGGCGCCTATTCGCCTCGCGCCCGCGCCAAAAAGAACGAGACACGCGAGCGCGTGTTTGAACTCTTCCCGCGGCTTTATGAGCGTCGTCTGCAACTTGCAGGCTCACTCAGCGGCGGCGAGCAACAAATGCTGGCGTTCGGCCGCGCGATGATGGCGCAGCCGGTCCTCCTGATGCTTGATGAGCCTTCGCTCGGGCTTGCGCCGATCATGGTGGAGGAGGTGGCCCGCGCCATCGACTATTTCCGCACCATTGGCGTCACGGTGCTGCTGGTCGAACAGAACGCCGAACTCGCGCTCGACCTGGCCACCCGCGGTTACGTCATCGAAACCGGCTGCATCGTTCTCGCCGACTCCAGCGAGCGCCTGCTCGAAAATCCCAAGGTCTGGGCGAGCTATCTCGGCGAGCAGGACTGGGAATTTGAGGCCGCCGGCCACGATCCAGACCGCACCGTTGTCAGTGACTTGCCCGTCAACAAAGGAGTTTGA
- a CDS encoding ABC transporter substrate-binding protein, which translates to MRLRSVSGLLAAAILIAASSQPSFADTIKIGVFGPFSGDAAAMGGSEKDAVSLVIQEKNAAGGIRGQQIEPVYADDGGKPEEAVNTVKRLISRDEVLINIGSISSPASLAASQVSRQSETPQIVVGGTAQRITTQGNKWVFRSPVPDTKLVSDLVDFIHDKFPKVSKFAFLYVNDDFGRGGFEAFKAAGAKYGFEIVDEERYTRGDIDFTAQLGRIKASPAQAMVEWSRYAEGALVAKQYVQSGLNLVRFGSDGIATPKFIELAGSAADGIYFTAHFSVATSSDIPVAKEFVAKFQKAYGRVPDSYAAEAYDAITMAIKAVEASDKLDRASIRDALAKVSFDSSRGAFKFDDKGDPLLVTHVVKIVDGKETNARNIPVQN; encoded by the coding sequence ATGCGTCTCCGAAGTGTCAGTGGCCTTCTTGCCGCCGCCATCCTGATCGCAGCCTCAAGCCAGCCGTCGTTCGCCGACACCATCAAGATCGGCGTGTTTGGCCCATTCAGCGGCGACGCCGCGGCCATGGGCGGCAGCGAGAAAGACGCGGTCAGCCTCGTGATCCAGGAAAAGAACGCGGCCGGCGGCATCCGCGGCCAGCAGATCGAGCCGGTCTATGCCGACGATGGCGGCAAACCGGAAGAAGCCGTCAACACCGTCAAGCGTCTGATCTCGCGCGACGAGGTTCTCATCAATATCGGCAGCATCTCCAGCCCCGCGAGCCTTGCTGCTTCGCAGGTCAGCCGCCAATCGGAGACGCCGCAGATCGTCGTCGGCGGCACCGCCCAACGCATCACGACCCAAGGCAACAAGTGGGTATTCCGCTCACCGGTGCCTGACACCAAACTGGTTTCCGATCTGGTCGACTTTATCCATGACAAATTTCCGAAGGTGAGCAAGTTCGCTTTCCTCTACGTCAACGACGACTTCGGCCGCGGCGGTTTTGAAGCGTTCAAGGCGGCCGGCGCCAAATACGGCTTCGAGATCGTCGACGAGGAGCGCTATACCCGCGGCGACATCGACTTCACCGCACAACTCGGCCGCATCAAGGCGAGCCCGGCCCAGGCGATGGTGGAATGGTCGCGCTACGCCGAGGGCGCTTTGGTCGCCAAGCAGTACGTCCAGAGCGGACTGAACCTGGTGCGGTTCGGCTCGGACGGTATTGCCACGCCGAAATTCATCGAGCTTGCGGGCTCGGCAGCCGACGGCATCTATTTCACGGCGCACTTCAGCGTTGCGACGTCATCCGATATTCCGGTCGCGAAAGAGTTCGTCGCCAAATTCCAAAAGGCGTACGGACGTGTGCCGGATTCCTACGCGGCCGAGGCCTACGACGCTATCACCATGGCCATCAAGGCGGTCGAGGCTTCCGACAAGCTCGATCGGGCATCGATCCGCGATGCGCTCGCGAAGGTCAGTTTCGACAGCAGCCGTGGCGCCTTCAAGTTCGACGACAAGGGCGATCCGCTGCTGGTCACGCATGTTGTGAAAATCGTCGACGGCAAGGAGACCAACGCGCGCAACATTCCCGTCCAGAATTAG
- a CDS encoding RidA family protein: MQAKIIKSDNPQPLAVYTEAFEVGGLIFAAGQLPSDFKTGVPAEARKDPHFPFYGSDIKKRTHYILKNLARTFEAGGSSLEHVIKAQVFLEDLNDFNAFDEVWKEYFKVPPARTTVGTTGLLVKDAQIEIDLIGYVPGKLKSQLIKSENARPIAHYTEAFTVGGLVFAAGQLPSDFKTGVPAEAKKDPNFPFYGSDIKKRTHYVMKNLARTFEAAGSSLEHVAKAQVFLEDMADHDAFQEVWREYFKVPPPTTAVGTSGINTKGLLVKDAQIEIDLIGYIPGKVKARAVKSANPKGAANYTEAVVAGGLVFAEGALPTDYTSGIPAEAKKDPNFPFYGSDIKLRTRYVLNKLARTFEAAGSSLDHVIKAQVFLDDLNNFAAFDEVWKEFFKTPPARTTVETSALPVKDAMVLIDLIGYVPGEVALPG, encoded by the coding sequence ATGCAAGCCAAGATCATCAAGTCGGACAACCCGCAGCCTTTGGCGGTCTACACCGAAGCCTTCGAGGTCGGCGGGCTGATATTCGCCGCCGGACAATTGCCATCGGATTTCAAGACCGGCGTTCCGGCCGAAGCCAGAAAGGACCCGCACTTTCCGTTCTACGGATCCGACATCAAGAAGCGCACGCATTACATCCTGAAGAATCTCGCCCGTACGTTCGAGGCCGGAGGAAGCTCGCTCGAACATGTCATCAAGGCCCAGGTGTTTCTGGAGGACCTGAACGACTTCAACGCCTTTGACGAGGTGTGGAAGGAATATTTCAAGGTGCCGCCCGCGCGCACGACCGTCGGCACCACGGGGCTTCTGGTCAAGGATGCGCAGATCGAGATCGATCTCATCGGCTATGTGCCGGGGAAGCTGAAAAGCCAGCTGATCAAGTCGGAGAATGCGCGGCCGATTGCGCATTATACGGAAGCCTTTACCGTTGGCGGGCTGGTGTTCGCCGCCGGACAATTGCCATCGGACTTCAAAACCGGCGTTCCGGCCGAGGCCAAAAAGGATCCGAACTTTCCGTTCTACGGATCGGACATCAAGAAGCGAACGCATTACGTCATGAAGAATCTCGCGCGGACCTTTGAAGCCGCGGGAAGTTCGCTCGAGCATGTCGCCAAGGCTCAGGTGTTTCTGGAAGACATGGCCGACCACGACGCTTTCCAGGAGGTGTGGCGCGAATATTTCAAGGTGCCGCCGCCAACCACCGCGGTTGGAACCAGCGGAATCAATACCAAAGGCCTTCTGGTGAAAGATGCGCAGATTGAGATCGACCTGATCGGCTACATCCCCGGCAAGGTGAAGGCGCGCGCCGTTAAGTCGGCCAATCCCAAGGGCGCAGCCAATTACACCGAAGCCGTCGTCGCCGGTGGGCTCGTCTTCGCCGAAGGCGCGCTTCCGACCGACTACACGTCGGGCATTCCGGCGGAAGCAAAGAAGGATCCGAACTTTCCGTTCTACGGTTCCGATATCAAACTGCGGACGCGCTACGTGCTGAACAAACTGGCGCGCACATTCGAAGCGGCCGGTAGTTCACTCGACCATGTCATCAAAGCGCAGGTGTTCCTCGACGATCTCAACAATTTTGCCGCCTTCGACGAAGTCTGGAAGGAGTTCTTCAAGACGCCGCCCGCGCGGACGACCGTCGAGACCAGCGCGCTGCCGGTCAAGGACGCGATGGTGCTGATCGACCTGATCGGCTACGTCCCCGGCGAGGTCGCGCTGCCGGGCTAA
- a CDS encoding molybdopterin-containing oxidoreductase family protein, with the protein METDQIGSETRTPGFCALCKSRCGSIMVTRDGRFVGQEPFPEHPTGKALCVKGLAAPEIVYNKQRQFYPLKRTRPKGDKDPGWKQISWEEALDRTASELNRIRSESGPEAVAFGLTTPSGTPISDDIRWIERFINAFGSPNVAYGTEICNWHKDYAHAYTFGRSIASPDFERSECVVLWGHNPSATWLDHATATRSARVRGARLIVVDPRRVGFAGRADQWLRVRPGADGALALGIAGEMIRNGWFDVQFVRDWTNGPLLVRRDTNRFLRAADIAAPPADADAGDLVAWDAQVKEAVGYSLARRSYVRPTSPELHVSVEFLSPSGETISCRSAFGLYRDLCEEYPPDRVEAVAWVPARQVTETARLLFQARPVSYYMWSGVGQHTNATQTDRAISTLMALTGSFDAPGGNVQFARPPVRDVAGGEFLSPGQRAKCIDLKRSTLGPGRNGWTGTDALYAAILDGEPYPVRGLFGFGRNFIVNHANGDQGAKALAKLEFHVHSDVVMTPTAAFADIFLPVNTPWEREALRVGFEGSQPAENLIQLRQAAISSLGESRSDAQIVFELATRLGFGDLFWNGDIDAGLDAILAPLKLTLDDLRSKPGGISLAGEPDYFRYRQDGFKTQTGKVEIFSEVFRDAGENPLPRFIEPALSPYQAEASEFPLVLTSAKVVHYCHGQHRHIPSLRRRSPEPEVSMHPQTAAERGIGEGDWVEIRTKSGRARMRAKFDPGLDRRVVSGQYGWWQGNEELGLEAFDSLADAGANYNRLISDDHADPISGSIGLRSSVCEISPINGGASA; encoded by the coding sequence ATGGAAACAGATCAAATCGGATCAGAAACGAGAACGCCGGGATTTTGCGCATTGTGCAAGTCGCGCTGCGGTTCGATCATGGTTACCCGAGACGGACGTTTCGTTGGCCAGGAGCCGTTTCCGGAACATCCCACCGGCAAAGCCTTGTGCGTGAAAGGGCTCGCCGCGCCGGAGATCGTGTACAACAAGCAACGCCAGTTCTATCCGTTGAAGCGGACGCGTCCCAAAGGCGACAAGGATCCGGGCTGGAAACAGATCAGCTGGGAGGAAGCACTCGACAGGACGGCTTCTGAACTGAACCGGATTCGCTCTGAGTCTGGCCCTGAGGCGGTCGCCTTCGGTCTGACGACTCCCAGCGGCACGCCAATATCGGATGACATCCGGTGGATCGAACGCTTCATCAACGCGTTTGGCAGTCCGAACGTCGCCTATGGAACCGAGATCTGTAACTGGCACAAGGATTACGCCCACGCCTACACGTTCGGCCGCTCGATCGCGTCTCCCGATTTCGAGCGGTCGGAATGCGTCGTGCTCTGGGGGCACAATCCGAGTGCTACCTGGCTGGATCATGCCACGGCTACCCGATCCGCACGGGTCAGGGGCGCGCGTCTGATCGTGGTCGACCCTCGTCGCGTCGGTTTCGCCGGGCGGGCGGATCAATGGCTGCGCGTGCGGCCTGGCGCAGACGGCGCCCTGGCGCTCGGCATCGCCGGCGAGATGATCCGAAACGGCTGGTTCGACGTTCAGTTTGTCCGCGACTGGACCAATGGCCCGTTGCTGGTGAGAAGGGATACCAATCGGTTTCTGCGTGCCGCCGATATCGCGGCGCCGCCCGCGGATGCCGATGCCGGCGATCTCGTTGCATGGGACGCCCAGGTGAAAGAGGCGGTCGGCTACTCTTTGGCCCGACGCTCATACGTCCGGCCAACCAGCCCAGAACTCCATGTTTCCGTCGAATTCCTGTCTCCCTCCGGCGAGACGATAAGTTGTCGCTCGGCCTTCGGTCTCTATCGAGACCTGTGTGAGGAGTACCCGCCGGATCGGGTTGAAGCAGTCGCCTGGGTGCCGGCGCGGCAGGTGACGGAAACGGCGAGACTGCTTTTCCAGGCTCGCCCTGTTAGCTACTACATGTGGTCAGGCGTGGGCCAGCACACCAACGCGACACAGACCGATCGCGCGATATCGACCTTGATGGCATTGACCGGCAGTTTCGATGCGCCGGGTGGCAACGTCCAGTTCGCACGGCCGCCAGTTCGCGACGTCGCCGGCGGAGAATTTCTGTCGCCAGGGCAACGCGCAAAATGCATCGATCTCAAACGATCGACACTGGGGCCCGGCCGAAACGGCTGGACCGGGACAGATGCGCTATACGCAGCTATCCTCGACGGCGAGCCTTATCCTGTTCGAGGCTTGTTCGGATTTGGACGCAACTTTATCGTCAATCACGCCAACGGCGATCAGGGGGCAAAGGCGCTTGCGAAGCTCGAATTCCATGTCCATTCCGACGTGGTCATGACGCCGACCGCGGCCTTTGCGGATATCTTTCTTCCGGTCAACACGCCGTGGGAGCGCGAAGCGCTCCGCGTGGGATTTGAAGGCAGCCAGCCTGCGGAAAATCTGATCCAGTTACGGCAGGCGGCCATCTCCAGCCTGGGCGAATCCAGGTCAGATGCTCAGATCGTGTTCGAACTCGCCACCCGGCTTGGCTTTGGCGATTTATTCTGGAACGGCGATATCGACGCCGGTCTTGATGCCATCCTTGCGCCGCTCAAACTGACCCTCGACGATCTGCGCTCGAAACCGGGCGGGATCAGCCTTGCTGGCGAGCCTGATTATTTCCGCTATCGCCAGGACGGCTTCAAGACGCAAACCGGAAAGGTCGAAATTTTCTCCGAGGTCTTCCGCGACGCCGGAGAAAATCCGTTGCCGCGATTCATCGAGCCGGCACTGTCGCCCTATCAAGCCGAAGCGAGCGAGTTCCCATTGGTGCTGACCTCCGCCAAGGTCGTTCATTATTGCCACGGCCAGCATCGCCACATTCCATCGCTGCGTCGCCGCTCGCCGGAGCCTGAGGTCAGCATGCACCCGCAAACCGCGGCTGAAAGAGGAATTGGCGAAGGTGACTGGGTGGAGATCCGGACCAAAAGCGGCAGGGCCCGCATGCGCGCGAAATTCGACCCAGGGCTGGATCGTCGGGTGGTCAGCGGGCAGTATGGCTGGTGGCAAGGCAACGAAGAGCTTGGCCTGGAGGCCTTTGATTCACTCGCCGACGCAGGCGCCAACTACAACCGTCTGATATCGGACGACCATGCTGACCCGATCAGCGGCTCGATCGGTCTTCGATCTTCCGTGTGTGAAATTTCTCCGATCAACGGCGGCGCGTCCGCGTGA
- a CDS encoding helix-turn-helix domain-containing protein encodes MTTEFSPELPDNVAETTASTLAAIGERIREVRQARNMTLQVLAESTKLSVSMLSLVERGRASPSIGSLIVIASALGVTMSDLIASEPESDEDLVVRASQHHVVETPMHVVRRLIREDRTRGLSIAINEYEPNTGNSDAALSHAGFEYGFVLEGVLTVEVDKTPYILKSGDLISYNSRRPHKIWNYGRRKVRTLWFNLDRES; translated from the coding sequence GTGACCACCGAATTTTCTCCCGAACTGCCGGACAACGTGGCGGAGACCACCGCCAGCACCCTTGCCGCGATCGGTGAGCGTATCCGCGAAGTGCGGCAGGCGCGGAACATGACGCTCCAGGTGCTCGCCGAGAGTACGAAACTGAGTGTGTCGATGCTCAGTCTCGTCGAGCGCGGCCGGGCATCGCCCTCCATCGGATCCCTGATCGTGATCGCCAGCGCGCTGGGAGTTACGATGTCGGATCTGATCGCCAGCGAACCTGAATCGGACGAGGATCTGGTGGTGCGGGCATCACAGCATCACGTTGTCGAAACGCCCATGCATGTTGTCCGCCGATTGATCCGCGAAGACCGCACCCGCGGTCTTTCGATCGCCATCAACGAATATGAGCCGAATACAGGCAATTCAGATGCCGCTTTGTCGCACGCGGGCTTTGAATACGGCTTCGTTCTCGAGGGCGTATTGACTGTCGAAGTCGACAAGACGCCCTACATTCTCAAGAGCGGCGATTTGATTTCCTACAATTCTCGCCGTCCGCACAAGATCTGGAATTACGGACGTCGCAAGGTCAGAACCTTGTGGTTCAATCTTGATCGAGAGTCATAA
- a CDS encoding cupin domain-containing protein, whose protein sequence is MAIRIFHRDHPSLRLPLISKDARFVVWPGIGAWHANMNYVVLEPGEANVPHIHSISEDTIFILEGKGTIRDYTNNIELPFHAGCAVHVPVGVKHAVAADRGVTVVSVGGPSPADVPLLKAVGALPPDATAPK, encoded by the coding sequence ATGGCGATCCGGATATTTCATCGCGATCATCCGAGCTTGAGGTTGCCGCTGATCTCCAAGGATGCGCGTTTCGTGGTTTGGCCGGGTATCGGCGCCTGGCACGCCAATATGAACTACGTCGTGCTTGAGCCCGGCGAAGCCAATGTTCCTCACATCCACTCCATTTCTGAAGACACGATCTTCATTCTGGAGGGCAAGGGAACGATACGAGACTACACCAACAACATTGAATTGCCGTTTCATGCCGGTTGCGCCGTGCATGTTCCGGTCGGCGTCAAGCACGCGGTCGCGGCGGATCGGGGCGTGACCGTGGTCAGCGTCGGTGGCCCCAGTCCTGCGGATGTGCCGCTGCTCAAGGCGGTGGGCGCGCTTCCTCCGGACGCTACGGCGCCGAAATGA
- a CDS encoding cyclase family protein: protein MKIVDLSHLMNVHTPGWVGYAGNQMYYAQNLQTKMIVAQRIDTALHVGTHIDGAMHGTDGMGDMASYPLDFLVGPGAVVDVSKHMDDWAVITPEMIEQAPVEVRDGDILIIHTGWHRYWEGQPEQDLVRYFCMHPGGKIELLEWMLKKKIKWFGIDCGSGDHSMNTSIRVMRPDLAKRFEARVGKTCEEFFGEYNYIHKKSGRHVAEDMFPFHSYAFQEGLIHAENVGGDIEKMLNQRAVIGAFPWRYEGLEACPCRIVCFQGMDEAVEAVGDVAKAVLSSRRIAAGQSMGGPDGR, encoded by the coding sequence ATGAAGATTGTGGATCTGTCTCATTTGATGAACGTACATACGCCGGGCTGGGTCGGATATGCCGGCAATCAAATGTACTACGCGCAGAATCTGCAGACCAAGATGATCGTCGCGCAGCGCATCGACACTGCGCTTCATGTCGGCACCCACATCGATGGCGCAATGCATGGTACCGACGGCATGGGCGACATGGCGTCTTATCCGCTCGATTTCCTCGTGGGGCCGGGCGCGGTTGTCGACGTCTCCAAGCATATGGATGATTGGGCCGTGATCACGCCGGAGATGATCGAGCAGGCGCCGGTCGAGGTTCGCGACGGAGATATTCTGATCATTCACACTGGCTGGCACCGCTATTGGGAAGGTCAGCCCGAACAGGATCTGGTTCGATATTTCTGCATGCATCCCGGCGGGAAAATCGAACTGCTCGAATGGATGCTCAAGAAGAAAATCAAGTGGTTCGGAATCGATTGCGGATCGGGCGATCATTCGATGAATACCTCTATCCGCGTGATGCGGCCGGATCTTGCGAAACGATTTGAGGCGCGCGTCGGCAAGACCTGCGAAGAATTCTTCGGGGAGTACAATTACATCCACAAGAAGTCGGGCCGTCACGTTGCGGAAGACATGTTTCCCTTCCACTCATATGCGTTTCAGGAGGGACTCATCCACGCCGAGAACGTCGGCGGCGACATCGAAAAGATGTTGAATCAACGCGCGGTGATCGGAGCGTTTCCCTGGCGCTATGAAGGTCTCGAGGCGTGTCCATGCCGGATCGTCTGCTTCCAGGGGATGGACGAGGCGGTTGAGGCCGTCGGAGACGTTGCAAAGGCAGTGCTGAGTTCGCGCCGTATCGCAGCGGGGCAAAGCATGGGGGGGCCGGACGGCCGCTAA